The Acanthochromis polyacanthus isolate Apoly-LR-REF ecotype Palm Island chromosome 16, KAUST_Apoly_ChrSc, whole genome shotgun sequence genome segment TTAGACAAATAGCTGATGCAACCAGAACAAGGAAGAGGAAAATCTGATGGAACCTAAACACAACATTTATCTTTCTCACAGTTTATGgcccaaaatgactgaattatGACAAAAGCCAAGGAGTCAGAGTGGAAGAGGCCACAAAAGCTCAAACCCTGATGGTGTAATGTTGGACTGGAAGCACCACACCCTCAGTCCTGCTGCAGGACGCTGATAAAAACCAGTAGAGGGACTGAGTGGTTAATGACTGCTGGTTATAAAGGAGTCAATAATCAGGTCAGAAGGTCTACATATCTAAGACAGAGGTTAATACAGACATAAAAGTCTGTTTAGTCAAATCAGAGGTGTCGAAGTCATCTCATTCAGTCCAGCTTGATTTTAACAATGTTATGCTTCAGTGtcgacaaaaaaaagacaaaaaaccccccacaaaattacaaaaacatgagccaaacaaagtcaaagtcagacaaaaaaatgacaaaaaaaaggacaaaatattacaaaaatggggcacaaaacgacacaaatggcaaaagcaagacacaaaactacaaaaaatgagataaacgaaagtttgtaaaaaaaaaacgaccaaaaacaaaataaattattacaaaaatgagacacaaaacgataagAACATGAGACCaataacaaaagtcagacaaaaaaagacaaaatatgacaatgagcaatctagtattttactttatgatcaaaacaacttgtcatggtctagaaatgattttaaatttatagttttactaatttacaatctgcagttaatgtcttctctgtaatttttacattttgagggtcggattggaccctctggaggaccacttttggaccacaggcctcatgttggacactcaCGTAACACAACTACTGTCCATTTTAAATGAGTTTCTAAAGGCCAACTGACAGCTTGTTGCGGTGGATCGTGACCCGGTTCTTCCAGTCTACTGACCTTGTCTCAGGTCCTGGTCCTCCAGCACGTTGTACGCAGCGTAGTTGTCCACTCCGTGCATCCGGAGGATCTGGACCACGGCGTTGCTGAAGCCGCACATGGGCTGAGCCGGCGTCCCCTTCATGAACACGACCACCTTGTCCTTCTTCACCATCTGACCAAGGTCCTTCTGGAGGTCCGCCGCCGAGCACAGGAACCGGGCCGGGGCCGACCACACGCGTCCATCGGCTCGTACCGGCGCGTACACGGACGGCCCCGACCGCAGACACCGAGCAGCGGATCTGATTAAACTATTCATGGTCTTTTTAGGTGAATTTTGTCTTCGTGAGAGGAAGAGAACTGTCGCAGAAACCAACTAACTTAGTTGACCAGAAGCCGGAGTGACTGCGGTCCGTCAACACACTACTCTCTCTGAGCTGGGGGCGGGACCTGAGCGCTGATTGGACGAAGGCGTCAAAACAAAatttatacagatttttttattggcAGAGCCGCGCGCTAATCACATGAGTTACACAAGGAAAGCTATCGTAAgccactattttttttaattatgtaaCAGCACTATTTTTAATAATACACCgactgcatttctgttttatttgttcaattcaaataaaaaagtattttaaaaaaatatttccaggTTACAGAAGCTTTAAGGACTTCCGGAGCAGAGCGGAAGAAGAAGGCGGCAACGGTTTGAAAGATGGCGGC includes the following:
- the glrx5 gene encoding glutaredoxin-related protein 5, mitochondrial: MNSLIRSAARCLRSGPSVYAPVRADGRVWSAPARFLCSAADLQKDLGQMVKKDKVVVFMKGTPAQPMCGFSNAVVQILRMHGVDNYAAYNVLEDQDLRQGVKDFSNWPTIPQVYFNGEFVGGCDILLQMHQNGDLVDELKKLGIQSALLDAEKESK